One region of Nitrosopumilaceae archaeon genomic DNA includes:
- the dnaK gene encoding molecular chaperone DnaK, producing MAKIIGIDLGTSNSAAAVMMGGKPTLIPAAEGTTVGGKAFPSVVAFTKDGQLLVGEPARRQAVTNPEGTIVAAKRKMGSDYIFKINDKEYKPQQISAFILQKIKRDAEAFVGEKIEKAVITVPAYFDDNQRQATKDAGQIAGLEVVRIINEPTAASLAFGLDKAKQDMKILVFDLGGGTLDVTIMEMGGGVFEVMSTSGDTQLGGTDMDKIIIDYIVDAFRKNTGIDLSKDNAAMVRVREAAERAKIELSSVMETDVNLPFVSYDQTTGPKNLEMKLTRSKLEDLINPIVERCKPSMTKALEDAKLSPSDITKIVLVGGPTRIPLVKKFVASVLGKEPESGVDPMEAVALGAGIQAGIIAGDVTSDIVLLDVTPLTLGVEVLGGLREPLIERNTTIPTSKSKVFTTAADQQTAVTVHIVQGERPMATDNVSLGSFNLSGIPPAPRGVPQIEVKFDLDANGILNVTAKDLGTQKEATITITASTKLSKEEIEKLKKDAEVYADQDKKKKDEIEVKNEAENFIYATEKLINQDLKDKVTQEQGIKVTNAIKDLKDVLDKGSTEIKPKLDTLKTIVNEISTELYKKTSPPPGPGQSGTGPQGGTGDESAGQNTAGTQ from the coding sequence ATGGCAAAAATTATAGGAATAGATTTAGGAACAAGTAACTCTGCTGCGGCAGTAATGATGGGAGGTAAACCAACACTCATTCCAGCAGCTGAGGGAACAACCGTAGGTGGTAAAGCATTTCCATCTGTTGTTGCCTTTACAAAAGATGGTCAGCTTCTTGTAGGAGAACCTGCTAGAAGACAGGCTGTAACAAATCCAGAAGGCACAATTGTAGCTGCAAAACGAAAGATGGGAAGTGACTATATTTTCAAAATAAATGACAAGGAATACAAACCACAACAAATTTCTGCATTTATTTTGCAGAAAATTAAAAGAGATGCAGAAGCATTTGTTGGCGAAAAAATTGAAAAAGCAGTAATCACAGTTCCTGCATATTTTGATGATAATCAAAGACAAGCAACGAAGGATGCTGGTCAAATAGCCGGACTTGAAGTTGTTAGAATTATCAACGAGCCAACAGCTGCATCACTTGCATTTGGTTTGGATAAAGCAAAGCAAGACATGAAAATTTTGGTGTTTGATTTGGGTGGTGGAACACTTGATGTAACCATTATGGAAATGGGTGGTGGAGTTTTTGAAGTGATGAGTACCTCTGGTGATACACAACTTGGAGGCACAGATATGGATAAAATAATAATAGATTACATCGTTGATGCTTTTAGAAAAAACACTGGAATCGATCTCTCAAAGGATAATGCTGCAATGGTTAGAGTAAGGGAAGCTGCCGAAAGAGCAAAAATTGAACTTTCTTCTGTAATGGAGACTGATGTCAATTTACCATTTGTATCATATGATCAAACTACGGGTCCAAAGAACCTAGAAATGAAACTTACCCGTTCAAAGCTTGAAGATCTCATCAATCCAATTGTAGAAAGATGTAAGCCATCCATGACAAAAGCTTTAGAAGATGCAAAACTTTCCCCTTCTGACATTACTAAAATTGTTCTTGTGGGAGGACCAACACGAATTCCACTAGTCAAAAAGTTTGTTGCCTCTGTGTTAGGTAAAGAACCCGAATCTGGCGTTGATCCTATGGAAGCAGTAGCATTAGGTGCTGGAATACAAGCAGGTATTATTGCAGGAGATGTTACAAGTGACATTGTACTACTTGATGTTACCCCACTTACTCTTGGAGTAGAAGTATTAGGTGGATTACGTGAACCATTAATTGAAAGAAATACTACTATTCCTACATCCAAAAGCAAGGTCTTTACTACTGCTGCAGACCAACAAACTGCTGTAACAGTACACATTGTGCAAGGTGAAAGACCAATGGCTACTGACAATGTTTCTCTTGGAAGCTTTAACCTTTCCGGAATTCCTCCTGCACCAAGAGGTGTTCCACAAATTGAAGTAAAGTTTGATCTTGATGCAAACGGAATACTCAATGTTACAGCAAAAGATCTTGGTACCCAAAAGGAAGCAACGATAACAATTACTGCAAGCACAAAACTTTCGAAGGAAGAAATTGAAAAACTCAAAAAAGACGCCGAAGTTTACGCAGATCAAGACAAAAAGAAAAAGGACGAAATTGAAGTCAAAAATGAAGCTGAGAATTTTATTTACGCTACTGAAAAATTAATCAACCAAGATCTCAAAGATAAAGTTACACAAGAACAAGGAATCAAAGTTACAAACGCAATAAAAGATCTAAAAGATGTACTTGACAAGGGCTCTACAGAAATTAAACCAAAACTTGATACACTAAAAACGATAGTTAACGAAATCAGTACAGAACTTTACAAAAAAACTAGCCCACCACCAGGACCAGGTCAGTCTGGAACAGGACCTCAAGGAGGAACTGGAGATGAAAGTGCAGGTCAAAATACTGCTGGCACTCAATAA
- a CDS encoding single-stranded DNA-binding protein produces MSEFESLLNKLLEQKPDLSRSDIQEMIEKKKEKIGAGYLTDQGALFLIASDLGVSLNEQLKVEMGLKDLYVGAKEITLQTRVMNVYPAKQFSRKDGSQFLLRTMTVYDADSRAKVKLWDEKANLPGIETLKPGDLVKIIKAYVKSDMTGTPIINVGSNSNIETGDVQNDIPSLDSITDDVSTIKENQQNLVVSGILDGNVRVSEFTNFKGQPGKALHLRIKGKDGTFARVVLWNTDEKSLPKMITLGAKTRLIGVRTKMGQQGLELHGDEGTVIEIEGAKEIQPIIIRVLSMTKNDSGNIMILGSEQNKKILNIVDSAGVSKDLKVGDVIECMPTKVYGNSITLEGDSFIRKIDDNKMPTISEIRTKIRDLKPSDSIYCIESIILKNPERREIQTKTGELVALSEVFIEDDTGQIWLKGWRNQARLLDQFSQGEIITVTGVTAKAGLEGRIELFLTPFSGIIKKN; encoded by the coding sequence TTGTCAGAATTTGAGTCTCTCTTAAACAAACTTCTAGAACAAAAGCCTGATCTTTCTAGATCAGACATACAGGAAATGATTGAAAAAAAGAAAGAAAAGATCGGTGCAGGATATCTGACAGATCAAGGAGCTCTTTTTCTCATAGCATCAGATCTTGGAGTATCCTTAAATGAACAATTGAAAGTTGAAATGGGTCTTAAGGATCTATACGTGGGAGCAAAAGAAATTACACTTCAAACAAGAGTAATGAATGTTTATCCAGCAAAACAGTTTTCTAGAAAAGACGGTTCTCAATTTCTTCTTAGAACTATGACGGTTTATGATGCAGACTCACGTGCAAAAGTCAAATTATGGGATGAAAAAGCAAACTTACCAGGAATAGAAACCCTCAAGCCAGGAGATCTAGTAAAAATAATCAAAGCTTATGTAAAATCTGACATGACAGGTACTCCCATAATCAATGTAGGTTCAAATTCAAATATTGAGACAGGGGATGTGCAAAATGACATTCCTTCTCTTGATTCAATTACTGATGATGTTAGTACAATAAAAGAAAATCAGCAAAACTTGGTAGTTTCCGGTATATTAGATGGAAATGTTAGGGTTTCTGAATTTACAAACTTTAAGGGTCAACCAGGTAAAGCACTCCATTTACGAATAAAAGGAAAGGATGGAACGTTTGCACGTGTTGTATTGTGGAATACTGATGAAAAATCCCTACCAAAAATGATTACACTTGGTGCAAAGACTAGACTCATTGGAGTTAGAACCAAGATGGGTCAACAAGGACTAGAACTGCACGGTGACGAGGGCACAGTGATTGAAATTGAAGGTGCAAAAGAAATTCAACCAATAATTATTAGAGTTTTGTCTATGACAAAAAATGATTCTGGAAATATAATGATTTTAGGATCGGAACAAAATAAGAAAATTTTAAACATTGTAGATTCAGCTGGAGTTTCTAAAGATCTTAAAGTCGGTGATGTAATAGAATGCATGCCAACTAAAGTATATGGAAATTCAATAACACTAGAAGGAGATTCTTTTATCAGAAAAATTGATGATAACAAGATGCCAACTATTTCAGAAATTAGAACTAAAATCAGAGATCTTAAACCAAGTGATAGTATCTATTGCATAGAATCTATTATTCTAAAAAACCCAGAAAGACGTGAAATTCAGACAAAGACTGGTGAATTGGTAGCTCTTTCAGAGGTGTTTATTGAAGATGACACTGGACAAATCTGGTTGAAAGGTTGGAGAAATCAGGCTAGATTACTAGACCAGTTTTCCCAAGGCGAGATAATCACGGTAACTGGTGTAACTGCAAAAGCAGGTTTAGAAGGCAGAATTGAACTCTTTTTGACACCATTTTCAGGCATTATAAAGAAAAACTAA
- a CDS encoding ABC transporter ATP-binding protein, whose translation MSCIVANSLSKSYGSIMAVDGIDLSVNSGKIFGFLGPNGAGKTTTIKLLTTLIAPTSGAINILGMDAIKRPLDIRKKIGVVLQQPSYEPTLSVEKSLEKYGMMWNVERKTRKDKVEELLSAFDLQEIRKMKNDDLSIGQRRRVQVAREFMHDMELLFLDEPTVGLDPSARRGLLDFIKKKVKEGLTIFFTTHILNEAEYLCDEVAIINKGKIIAVDTPNELKNKFGREKTIKIRIPETKKDVQGLLIDVKDYEIDFNSGTNITIRSNDSEEVLLKILQILTANNISIEDLSVMPTTLEEIFLTVVKNSNASSN comes from the coding sequence ATGTCCTGTATTGTGGCAAATTCACTTTCTAAATCATATGGGTCAATCATGGCAGTAGATGGAATCGATCTTTCTGTGAATTCTGGTAAGATTTTTGGCTTTTTGGGACCAAACGGTGCTGGAAAAACCACTACAATCAAACTACTTACAACTCTGATCGCACCAACAAGTGGGGCTATTAACATTCTTGGCATGGATGCTATCAAGCGGCCTCTTGATATACGAAAAAAGATAGGTGTTGTTTTACAACAACCAAGCTATGAACCAACACTAAGTGTAGAAAAATCACTGGAAAAATACGGCATGATGTGGAATGTTGAGAGGAAGACAAGAAAAGATAAAGTAGAGGAACTTCTTTCTGCTTTTGATCTACAAGAAATAAGGAAGATGAAAAACGATGATCTTTCAATTGGTCAAAGAAGAAGAGTCCAAGTTGCGCGCGAGTTTATGCATGACATGGAACTTTTGTTTCTTGATGAACCCACAGTAGGATTAGATCCTTCTGCTAGACGTGGATTGCTTGATTTTATTAAAAAGAAAGTCAAAGAAGGTCTTACAATATTTTTTACAACTCATATACTAAATGAAGCTGAATATCTGTGTGATGAGGTTGCTATTATTAATAAAGGAAAAATAATTGCAGTAGATACCCCTAATGAACTGAAAAATAAATTTGGTAGAGAAAAAACAATTAAAATACGTATACCTGAAACAAAAAAAGACGTACAAGGTCTTTTAATTGATGTAAAAGACTATGAAATTGATTTCAATTCTGGAACAAACATAACAATTCGATCAAATGATTCTGAGGAAGTTTTACTAAAAATTCTACAAATCTTAACGGCAAACAATATTTCCATAGAGGATTTGTCTGTAATGCCTACAACTCTTGAAGAAATATTTCTTACAGTGGTGAAAAATTCTAATGCATCCAGTAATTAG
- the dnaJ gene encoding molecular chaperone DnaJ has translation MSTKRDYYEVLGVQKNTSQDEIKAQYRKLALKFHPDRNKSPDAGEHFKEISEAYAILSDTEKRKLYDTHGHAGVDGRYSSEDIFRGARVNFEDVFGGFGGGGFDSIFESLFGRGGFGGFGGGGFGRERGADLVYDTSITLEDVLKGKREEIDIRKDIDCENCKGSGCTPGTSMRTCTVCNGHGQVRSSRSTGFSTFVTVHPCNTCRGQGKIIERPCSKCKGTGKQKGTKHLSFDIPPGVDTGEYTIRGEGESVPNGVNGDLIVRIRVKPHEKFKRDGTDIFYDQNISMIDATLGKIIMVPTLEDTEKISVEAGSQPNTIIKLKGKGLPHQNSRGRGDQYIRLVVNIPTKIDKHQKKILEEFRDTFD, from the coding sequence ATGAGCACCAAGCGAGATTACTACGAAGTTTTAGGGGTACAAAAGAATACTTCTCAAGATGAAATAAAGGCACAGTATAGAAAATTAGCATTAAAATTTCATCCTGATAGAAACAAGTCTCCTGACGCTGGTGAACATTTTAAGGAAATTTCAGAGGCATATGCAATTTTATCTGATACTGAAAAGCGAAAACTATACGATACTCATGGTCATGCTGGTGTTGACGGAAGATACAGCAGCGAAGATATTTTCCGTGGGGCGCGCGTAAACTTTGAGGATGTATTTGGTGGATTCGGTGGTGGAGGATTTGATTCCATTTTTGAATCCCTTTTTGGCAGAGGAGGATTTGGTGGATTCGGTGGTGGAGGATTTGGTAGAGAAAGAGGAGCAGATCTTGTCTATGATACCTCAATTACACTAGAAGACGTTCTTAAAGGAAAAAGAGAAGAAATTGACATTCGAAAGGATATCGATTGTGAAAACTGTAAAGGCTCTGGCTGTACTCCTGGGACATCTATGCGAACCTGTACAGTTTGTAATGGTCATGGTCAAGTAAGGTCCTCTAGAAGTACCGGCTTTTCGACGTTTGTTACAGTTCACCCATGTAACACTTGCAGAGGTCAAGGTAAGATAATAGAAAGACCTTGTAGCAAATGCAAAGGAACAGGAAAACAAAAAGGAACAAAACATCTCTCTTTTGACATCCCACCAGGAGTAGATACTGGTGAATATACAATCAGGGGTGAAGGTGAATCAGTACCAAACGGTGTAAATGGAGATCTGATTGTCAGAATTCGAGTAAAACCACATGAGAAATTCAAAAGAGATGGCACTGACATATTTTATGATCAAAACATTTCAATGATTGATGCCACACTTGGCAAAATCATAATGGTACCTACTCTAGAAGACACAGAAAAGATATCTGTGGAAGCAGGTAGTCAGCCAAATACGATAATAAAACTAAAGGGCAAAGGACTTCCACATCAAAATAGTAGAGGAAGAGGAGATCAATACATCAGACTTGTTGTTAACATACCAACCAAGATTGATAAACATCAAAAAAAGATCCTAGAAGAGTTTAGAGATACTTTTGATTAA
- a CDS encoding DEAD/DEAH box helicase: MSELEQDRVKNQNQLADLSLADKFRSLGFENLTDIQKKAVPVVYQKIDSLIVAPTGSGKTESSVIPIFARLANSKKTGKIKALYITPLRALNRDVFRRIIKYAESENLTIQIRHGDTTQAIRKKITESPPDILITTPETMMILLTQQKLLNALSELEWVIIDEVHELLGNERGSQLSLSLERLQLNSKFPITRVGLSATIGNTNESAKFVVGTKRKCKIIQDNSIRKYDVEVKYIDGTITDVVDSIVEYVEKNHPDSPVLLFTNTRGESEYLASILKERSTLRIELHHGSLSQEVREETEESLRQGRPGIVVCTSSLELGLDIGSVELVIHYGSPRQVSKLIQRIGRSKHNRDSSAKGLIVTNNPDDEFETRAILDRIKEKSIEDQVIHERALDVLAHHLVGMTMQFGSVPVDLAMKIITQAYSFRNVTIEDLFSVLDILHSNSILFFDKEELVFTKKGRAFRYFFENLSTIPDILKFKVFDTASKKIIGSLDQRFVGDYGDPGNIFVLRGMQWRILNVDESSLKINVEPISAAGINVPYWEGESIPVDYTTARKVGIFRTKTQMASSIISNKIIENLKLGIIPDEKTIVVESLRARNTIVMHSCFGTKINSTLSTLLSTMLSSKSGYLVDSRSDAYRIMMSSNGRILQKPLLDVLEDEFDLSFIVEASLAGTHNVNWRTWCVAKKFGIVGRGSVYDRKSARFLYEKYVKTPLAKEALRELFHDKYDLENTLELLKKIKTQEIKLHWIEVENFSKLAEPILDHTTKYYAAPANIDKGILDLVKTRLLKTKHRLVCARCGKWERVMETKEVKDLLSCPYCKSRQITATFFSDYELPKIIQKKHSGKKITTDENHKFVRAWKISSLIENFGRTALVVLSGYGIGADTGARILRNMIGEEQLYKQIYEAERQYVTTRGFWDS, from the coding sequence ATGAGCGAGCTAGAACAAGACAGAGTCAAGAACCAGAACCAACTAGCTGATCTTTCTCTTGCAGACAAGTTTCGTTCTCTGGGCTTTGAAAATTTAACTGATATTCAAAAAAAAGCAGTTCCAGTAGTATATCAAAAAATAGATTCATTGATAGTTGCCCCTACTGGTTCTGGTAAGACAGAATCCTCAGTGATTCCAATTTTTGCTCGTCTAGCGAATTCAAAAAAAACTGGAAAAATAAAGGCATTATACATTACCCCACTTCGTGCGCTAAACCGTGACGTTTTTCGAAGAATAATAAAATACGCTGAAAGTGAAAATCTTACCATACAAATACGACATGGTGATACAACTCAGGCAATTCGAAAAAAAATAACAGAATCACCACCAGATATTCTCATTACTACTCCTGAAACTATGATGATACTTTTGACGCAACAAAAATTATTGAATGCTCTTTCAGAGCTAGAGTGGGTAATAATTGATGAAGTGCATGAGCTTTTAGGAAATGAACGAGGATCTCAACTTTCTCTTAGTCTAGAAAGACTCCAGCTTAATTCAAAATTTCCAATAACCAGAGTGGGCCTTTCTGCAACAATTGGAAATACTAACGAATCTGCCAAGTTTGTTGTTGGTACAAAGAGAAAATGCAAAATAATTCAAGATAATTCGATAAGAAAATACGATGTTGAAGTCAAGTACATTGATGGAACCATAACAGATGTTGTAGATTCTATTGTTGAATATGTAGAAAAAAATCACCCTGATTCACCAGTTTTGCTTTTTACAAATACACGTGGAGAATCAGAATATCTCGCTTCTATTTTAAAGGAAAGATCTACTTTAAGAATAGAATTACATCACGGATCACTTTCTCAGGAAGTTAGAGAAGAAACAGAGGAATCACTAAGACAAGGAAGACCTGGAATAGTAGTATGTACTTCGTCACTTGAACTTGGACTTGATATTGGTTCTGTTGAACTAGTAATTCATTATGGATCTCCAAGACAAGTTTCCAAATTAATACAAAGAATAGGAAGAAGCAAACACAACAGAGATTCTTCTGCAAAGGGATTAATTGTAACAAACAATCCAGATGACGAATTTGAGACACGCGCAATACTTGATAGGATAAAAGAAAAGTCAATAGAAGATCAAGTTATCCATGAGAGAGCACTAGACGTACTAGCTCATCATTTAGTAGGTATGACGATGCAATTTGGAAGTGTTCCAGTGGATTTGGCAATGAAGATTATTACGCAAGCCTATTCCTTTAGGAATGTAACAATAGAAGATCTTTTCTCAGTACTTGATATTTTGCATTCTAATTCGATTTTATTTTTTGATAAAGAAGAACTGGTTTTTACAAAAAAGGGGAGAGCGTTTCGATATTTCTTTGAAAATCTTTCTACCATACCTGACATTTTAAAATTCAAGGTCTTTGATACCGCAAGCAAGAAGATTATTGGAAGTCTAGATCAAAGATTTGTAGGAGATTATGGTGATCCTGGTAACATTTTTGTCCTTAGAGGAATGCAGTGGCGAATACTAAATGTTGACGAAAGCTCACTAAAAATTAATGTTGAACCAATAAGTGCAGCAGGAATTAACGTGCCTTACTGGGAAGGCGAAAGCATACCAGTTGACTATACCACAGCACGAAAAGTTGGTATATTTAGAACTAAAACACAGATGGCCTCATCTATAATATCTAATAAAATAATTGAAAATCTTAAGCTAGGAATTATTCCAGATGAAAAAACCATAGTGGTAGAATCACTTAGAGCTCGTAACACTATAGTTATGCATTCATGTTTTGGCACAAAAATTAACTCTACTCTTTCAACTCTTCTTTCTACAATGTTGTCATCCAAGTCAGGATATTTGGTAGATTCTAGATCTGACGCATATAGAATTATGATGTCCTCAAATGGAAGAATATTGCAAAAACCTTTGTTGGATGTATTGGAAGATGAATTTGATCTATCTTTTATTGTAGAAGCATCACTTGCTGGTACACATAATGTGAATTGGCGTACTTGGTGTGTAGCTAAGAAATTTGGTATTGTAGGCCGTGGTTCTGTTTATGATAGAAAATCTGCAAGGTTCCTTTATGAAAAATATGTAAAAACCCCACTTGCTAAAGAAGCACTGCGTGAGCTATTTCATGATAAATATGATTTAGAAAATACATTAGAATTATTAAAGAAAATAAAAACACAAGAGATTAAACTTCATTGGATTGAAGTTGAAAACTTTTCTAAACTTGCAGAACCAATACTTGATCATACTACAAAATACTATGCAGCTCCAGCTAACATTGATAAAGGAATTTTGGATCTTGTTAAGACTAGGCTGTTGAAAACCAAGCATAGACTTGTGTGTGCAAGATGTGGAAAATGGGAACGAGTGATGGAAACAAAGGAAGTAAAAGATTTGCTTTCATGCCCTTATTGTAAATCTAGACAGATAACTGCCACATTCTTTTCTGATTATGAACTGCCCAAAATAATACAAAAGAAGCATTCTGGCAAAAAAATCACCACTGACGAAAATCACAAGTTTGTACGTGCATGGAAAATTTCATCACTCATTGAAAATTTTGGCAGAACCGCACTTGTTGTTCTTTCAGGATATGGTATTGGTGCTGATACAGGTGCTCGCATTCTACGAAATATGATAGGAGAAGAACAACTATACAAGCAAATCTATGAAGCGGAAAGACAATATGTTACAACTAGAGGTTTTTGGGATTCTTAG
- a CDS encoding ABC transporter permease, with the protein MHPVIRLVNRNLTISLNKGFLIWQIVFPLIYIFVAGFAYTALIHSVPFGNKSLDYPAFIASGMIGFNIMNSTLISGIIIWNDRRHGMFEQILVGPFTRAHYILSNIYTIGIVGLISAALITAVGYPLFFKSVEFNFYTIPLVVFASVTGSILFGSIASIISTRLQSSEGFNVVINTAFLFFAFVSTAFYPAQGAPEPLSTVFYLNPLTYLVDVVRAGIFGNFSTFVGIEMIVLVVVALILFAISTKLLSKLEI; encoded by the coding sequence ATGCATCCAGTAATTAGATTAGTAAACAGAAATCTCACTATTTCTCTAAACAAGGGTTTTTTGATCTGGCAGATTGTTTTCCCCCTGATCTACATCTTTGTAGCTGGTTTTGCTTATACAGCTTTGATTCATTCTGTTCCATTTGGAAACAAATCTCTAGACTATCCAGCATTCATAGCTTCAGGTATGATTGGCTTTAACATAATGAATAGTACTCTCATATCAGGAATTATTATTTGGAATGACAGAAGACATGGAATGTTCGAACAAATTCTTGTTGGACCATTTACCAGAGCTCATTACATTTTAAGTAACATTTACACAATTGGTATTGTTGGTTTGATTAGTGCAGCTCTCATCACTGCTGTTGGATATCCGCTCTTCTTCAAATCTGTTGAATTTAATTTCTATACTATACCACTTGTAGTTTTTGCTTCAGTTACTGGTTCTATCCTTTTTGGTTCTATAGCATCTATAATTTCTACTAGGCTACAATCCAGCGAAGGATTCAATGTTGTTATTAATACTGCTTTTCTTTTTTTTGCATTCGTAAGTACGGCATTTTATCCTGCACAAGGTGCACCAGAACCACTCTCAACTGTTTTTTATCTTAATCCACTTACATATCTTGTAGATGTTGTAAGAGCAGGAATATTTGGAAATTTTAGCACTTTTGTTGGAATCGAGATGATTGTTCTGGTTGTTGTAGCTTTGATTTTATTTGCAATATCTACCAAACTTCTTTCCAAACTTGAAATATAA
- a CDS encoding DUF354 domain-containing protein, with product MKIWFDILTPKQLLFFEPMIEKLRKNNQILCTSRNYYEVVELAKVRNVKLVLVGKHGGSNKSGKLKASLERTLHLSQIVGKFSPDLTISFCSPEAARISFGAGIKHIAFSDSPHAEAVMRLSVPFVQKLLIPWIIPKKEFTKYGIAKKDIIHYRSIDAALIVKQKSKNYSKNDFHLKDKKTILVRVEESQAAYIKNRKNSSTNIINEIVKEFSNCNVVVLGRYLPHINQLKKEFGNKIIVIDKVVDGKALLRFTDIFIGSGGTMTAEAVLMGIPTISYDAVPNHIEKYLVRIGLVRRQKNPKIIIKLVKKILTSDNRNLRKKAKTILNSMEDPISKLLTAIRTVQ from the coding sequence TTGAAAATCTGGTTTGATATACTTACTCCGAAACAACTTTTGTTTTTTGAGCCTATGATCGAAAAATTACGTAAAAATAATCAGATTTTATGTACTTCTAGGAACTACTATGAGGTTGTAGAGCTTGCCAAAGTTAGAAATGTAAAGCTTGTACTAGTTGGAAAGCACGGTGGATCGAACAAATCTGGAAAATTAAAGGCCAGTCTTGAACGAACACTACATTTATCACAAATAGTAGGAAAATTTTCTCCAGACCTAACTATTAGCTTCTGTTCACCAGAAGCGGCAAGGATCTCTTTTGGGGCAGGTATCAAACACATTGCCTTTTCTGATTCACCCCATGCAGAAGCAGTTATGAGACTTTCTGTACCATTTGTACAAAAACTTCTAATTCCATGGATAATTCCAAAAAAGGAATTCACCAAATACGGAATTGCAAAAAAAGACATCATACATTATAGATCTATAGATGCTGCATTAATAGTAAAACAGAAATCAAAAAATTATTCAAAGAATGACTTTCATCTCAAGGACAAAAAGACTATTCTTGTAAGAGTTGAAGAGTCCCAAGCTGCGTACATTAAGAATAGAAAAAATTCTAGTACAAATATTATAAATGAAATTGTAAAAGAATTCTCAAATTGTAATGTAGTTGTCTTAGGCAGATATTTACCACACATAAATCAGCTTAAAAAAGAATTTGGGAACAAAATTATAGTAATAGATAAAGTAGTAGATGGTAAAGCGCTTCTTAGATTTACTGATATTTTCATAGGTTCTGGAGGCACGATGACTGCTGAAGCTGTATTAATGGGAATTCCAACAATTTCTTATGATGCTGTTCCTAACCATATAGAAAAATATCTTGTGAGAATTGGTCTAGTAAGAAGACAAAAAAATCCAAAAATAATTATAAAATTAGTTAAGAAAATTTTAACATCTGACAATCGAAATCTTAGAAAAAAAGCAAAAACAATATTAAATTCAATGGAAGATCCTATTTCGAAACTTCTTACTGCAATTAGAACCGTTCAATAA
- a CDS encoding nucleotide exchange factor GrpE → MSEENDEKIEVETDGMSGDDTSQEKIIDELKIQLKQEQEKAASYEKKLQYLLADFENLKKRTEFDVQSKVNFALDSMMLKFLSIYDDFVRAKDALAKQKINTDGLSAILKNMDSFLSENGITPIEAVGEIFDPQLHEAISVKKDPSLDDNTITAEIRKGYILQNRVIRPSLVEISKKT, encoded by the coding sequence TTGTCTGAAGAAAATGATGAAAAAATTGAAGTAGAAACTGATGGTATGTCTGGTGACGATACATCACAAGAAAAAATTATTGACGAGTTAAAAATACAACTCAAACAAGAGCAGGAAAAAGCAGCATCTTATGAGAAAAAACTACAGTATCTTCTGGCTGATTTCGAAAACCTGAAAAAAAGAACAGAATTTGACGTTCAAAGTAAAGTAAATTTTGCATTAGATTCAATGATGTTAAAATTTCTATCAATATATGATGATTTTGTCAGAGCAAAAGATGCACTTGCCAAGCAAAAAATAAACACTGATGGACTGTCAGCTATTTTAAAAAACATGGACTCATTTTTGTCAGAAAATGGTATAACTCCTATTGAAGCAGTTGGAGAAATTTTCGATCCTCAATTACATGAGGCAATATCTGTAAAAAAAGATCCATCGCTTGATGACAATACAATTACTGCAGAAATTCGCAAGGGATATATTTTACAAAACAGAGTTATTAGACCTAGTTTAGTAGAAATATCAAAAAAAACATGA